The proteins below come from a single Kitasatospora sp. NBC_00315 genomic window:
- a CDS encoding cytochrome d ubiquinol oxidase subunit II: protein MTADILSWVLLLAIVAYACGGGVDYGAGFWDLLAGGAERGRRPRWLIDHAMAPVWEVNNVWLVFVLVLMWTGFPEFFQTVFTALWLPLALAAVGMVLRGAGFALRKPTRRLAARRVYGAVFAVASLLTPFFLGTVIGSVASGRVSPGTTASADAWANTTSVTAGLLAVCATAVLGAVFLTADARRFGAHALVGYFRLRARIAVAALVVVGAIGLTVTTDDATYVHHGLTHGWGLLLVLLSVAAGAVTVVLVGGPALGWARYSAVAAVALAVAAWGVAQRPYLVPTSLTVQQAVGASGTLRWMLIVSLVALVLIGPAVTVLYRLDTRGVLEPLTDDDVAS from the coding sequence GTGACGGCCGACATCCTGTCCTGGGTCCTGCTGCTGGCGATCGTCGCCTACGCCTGTGGCGGCGGCGTCGACTACGGCGCCGGCTTCTGGGACCTGCTGGCCGGCGGCGCCGAGCGCGGCAGGCGCCCGCGGTGGCTGATCGACCACGCCATGGCCCCCGTCTGGGAGGTCAACAACGTCTGGCTGGTCTTCGTCCTGGTGCTCATGTGGACCGGCTTCCCGGAGTTCTTCCAGACCGTGTTCACCGCGCTGTGGCTGCCGTTGGCGCTCGCCGCCGTGGGCATGGTGCTGCGCGGCGCCGGGTTCGCCCTGCGCAAGCCCACCCGCCGGCTCGCCGCACGACGCGTCTACGGCGCCGTCTTCGCCGTCGCCTCCCTGCTCACCCCGTTCTTCCTCGGCACCGTCATCGGCAGCGTCGCCTCCGGCCGGGTCTCCCCCGGCACCACCGCCTCCGCCGACGCCTGGGCGAACACCACCTCCGTGACTGCGGGGCTGCTCGCCGTCTGCGCGACGGCCGTCCTCGGCGCCGTCTTCCTCACCGCGGACGCCCGCCGCTTCGGCGCCCACGCCCTTGTCGGCTACTTCCGGCTGCGCGCCCGGATCGCCGTCGCGGCGCTGGTGGTCGTCGGCGCGATCGGCCTGACCGTGACCACCGACGACGCCACGTACGTGCACCACGGCCTCACCCACGGCTGGGGGCTGCTCCTCGTCCTGCTGTCGGTGGCGGCCGGAGCAGTCACCGTCGTCCTGGTCGGCGGGCCCGCCCTGGGCTGGGCCCGGTACAGCGCGGTGGCAGCCGTCGCCCTGGCGGTCGCCGCCTGGGGCGTCGCCCAGCGGCCCTACCTGGTGCCCACCTCACTGACCGTCCAGCAGGCCGTCGGTGCGAGCGGCACCCTGCGGTGGATGCTCATCGTGTCGCTCGTCGCGCTCGTGCTGATCGGGCCGGCCGTGACCGTGCTCTACCGGCTCGACACGCGAGGCGTCCTGGAGCCGCTGACCGACGACGACGTCGCGAGCTGA
- a CDS encoding SDR family oxidoreductase has protein sequence MASASDARRLDLPSLLRGQKALVTGANSGIGKATAIALGRAGADVVVNYVFGREAAEEVVEEIRSFGVRAYAHEADVADEEQVVAMVSHMVAEFGTIDVLVANAGLQRDAASTEMTLAQWNKVLEVNLTGQFLCAREAAKEFVRRGVVPEVSRAAGKIVCMSSVHQIIPWSGHANYAASKGGVLMMMQTLAQELAPKGIRVNAVAPGAIRTPINRDAWETPEAEADLLKLIPYRRVGDPDDIAHAVTVLASDLMDYVVGTTIYVDGGMTLFPGFATGG, from the coding sequence ATGGCCTCGGCCTCGGACGCGCGGCGGCTCGACCTACCATCCCTGCTACGCGGCCAGAAGGCGCTGGTCACCGGCGCCAACTCGGGTATCGGCAAGGCCACCGCGATCGCACTGGGCCGGGCCGGCGCCGACGTCGTCGTCAACTACGTCTTCGGCCGCGAGGCGGCGGAGGAGGTGGTCGAGGAGATCAGGTCGTTCGGTGTGCGGGCGTACGCGCACGAGGCGGACGTCGCCGACGAGGAGCAGGTCGTCGCCATGGTCTCGCACATGGTCGCGGAGTTCGGCACGATCGACGTCCTGGTGGCGAACGCCGGTCTGCAGCGCGACGCCGCCAGCACCGAGATGACGCTCGCCCAGTGGAACAAGGTCCTGGAGGTCAACCTCACCGGGCAGTTCCTGTGCGCGCGCGAGGCCGCGAAGGAGTTCGTGCGCCGGGGCGTCGTCCCCGAGGTGTCCCGCGCGGCCGGGAAGATCGTCTGCATGAGCTCCGTCCACCAGATCATCCCCTGGTCCGGCCACGCCAACTACGCGGCGTCCAAGGGCGGCGTCCTCATGATGATGCAAACCCTCGCGCAGGAGCTCGCCCCCAAGGGCATCAGGGTCAACGCGGTCGCGCCCGGCGCCATCCGCACCCCGATCAACCGCGACGCCTGGGAGACCCCCGAGGCCGAGGCCGACCTGCTCAAGCTGATCCCCTACCGCCGGGTCGGCGACCCCGACGACATCGCCCACGCCGTGACCGTGCTCGCCTCCGACCTCATGGACTACGTGGTCGGCACCACGATCTACGTCGACGGCGGCATGACGCTCTTTCCCGGCTTCGCGACCGGAGGCTGA
- a CDS encoding GMC oxidoreductase has translation MAGTEHYDVIVIGTGAGGGTLAHRLAPTGKRILILERGGYLPRERDNWESTAVFVKGKYRAPEFWFDKHGDRFPPEVNYYVGGNTKFYGAALFRLRPEDFGEIRHHGGLSPAWPIRYEDLEPYYTQAEHLYLVHGQHGEDPGEGPVSAQYRYPPVRHEPRIQQLSDDLEKQGLHPFHLPIGVNLTQDATGGAAHGSVCIRCNRVDGFPCLVQGKADAQVICVDPALEHDNVTMVTGANVRRLETDAGGRTVTEVVAELADGSTARFRGDIVVVACGAVNSAALLLRSASDRHPDGLANSSGVVGRHYMRHNNLALMAVSKEPNDTQFQKTLALNDWYLGADDWEFPLGGIQMLGKSDSDQIKGEAPRWAGLASPDMPFEVLAHHAVDFWLCGEDLPHPDNRVTLDGDGDIHLALDEKNNTEGLKRLQHKLQKMLGQLGMHPHHLLPHSLYLHKGMPIGATAHQAGTVRFGTDPQTSALDVDCKAHDLDNLYVVDTSFFPSIGAVNPSLTAIANAMRVGDRIAERLR, from the coding sequence GTGGCAGGAACCGAACACTACGACGTCATCGTCATCGGCACCGGAGCGGGCGGCGGCACCCTCGCCCACCGCCTCGCGCCGACCGGCAAACGCATTCTCATCCTGGAACGCGGCGGATACCTCCCCCGCGAGCGGGACAACTGGGAGTCCACCGCCGTCTTCGTCAAGGGCAAGTACCGGGCCCCGGAGTTCTGGTTCGACAAACACGGCGACCGGTTCCCGCCGGAGGTCAACTACTACGTCGGCGGGAACACCAAGTTCTACGGCGCCGCGCTCTTCCGCCTGCGGCCCGAGGACTTCGGCGAGATCCGCCACCACGGCGGCCTCTCCCCGGCCTGGCCGATCCGCTACGAGGACCTGGAGCCCTACTACACCCAGGCCGAACACCTCTACCTCGTGCACGGCCAGCACGGCGAGGACCCCGGCGAGGGGCCGGTCAGCGCCCAGTACAGGTACCCGCCGGTGCGGCACGAACCGCGTATCCAGCAACTCAGCGACGACCTGGAGAAGCAGGGACTGCACCCGTTCCACCTGCCGATCGGCGTCAACCTCACCCAGGACGCCACCGGCGGCGCGGCCCACGGGAGCGTGTGCATCCGCTGCAACCGGGTCGACGGGTTCCCGTGCCTGGTGCAGGGCAAGGCCGACGCCCAGGTCATCTGCGTCGACCCGGCGCTGGAGCACGACAACGTCACGATGGTCACCGGGGCGAACGTCCGGCGGCTGGAGACGGATGCCGGCGGTCGCACGGTGACCGAGGTGGTCGCGGAGCTGGCGGACGGTTCCACGGCCCGTTTCCGGGGCGACATCGTGGTGGTGGCCTGTGGCGCGGTCAACTCCGCCGCACTACTTCTGCGTTCGGCGAGCGACCGGCATCCGGACGGGCTGGCCAACAGCTCCGGCGTGGTCGGCCGCCACTACATGCGGCACAACAACCTCGCGCTGATGGCGGTCTCCAAGGAGCCGAACGACACGCAGTTCCAGAAGACCCTGGCACTGAACGACTGGTACCTGGGCGCCGACGACTGGGAATTCCCGCTCGGCGGCATCCAGATGCTCGGCAAGTCCGACTCCGACCAGATCAAGGGCGAAGCACCCCGTTGGGCCGGACTCGCCTCACCCGACATGCCGTTCGAGGTGCTGGCCCACCACGCGGTGGACTTCTGGCTGTGCGGTGAGGACCTCCCGCACCCCGACAACCGCGTCACCCTCGACGGTGACGGCGACATCCACCTCGCCCTGGACGAGAAGAACAACACCGAAGGGCTGAAGCGCCTGCAGCACAAGCTCCAGAAGATGCTCGGGCAGCTGGGCATGCACCCCCACCACCTGCTGCCGCACAGCCTCTACCTGCACAAGGGGATGCCGATCGGCGCCACCGCGCACCAGGCCGGCACCGTCCGCTTCGGAACCGACCCGCAGACCTCCGCGCTCGACGTCGACTGCAAGGCCCACGACCTCGACAACCTGTACGTCGTGGACACCAGCTTCTTCCCGAGCATCGGCGCGGTGAACCCGTCCCTGACCGCCATCGCCAACGCGATGCGGGTCGGCGACCGCATCGCGGAGCGCCTTCGCTGA
- a CDS encoding gluconokinase yields MGTAVSAPTVVVVMGVAASGKSTLGRLLARRRGVPFAEGDDLHPAENIARMSAGEELDDEDRAPWLRALTARIRRIDRRAGHFMPAALLGSQYDALEPLRVGEPGLTVDAVSGPEVIVEVAQAALVDFEVRGRR; encoded by the coding sequence ATGGGGACAGCGGTGTCGGCACCGACGGTGGTGGTGGTGATGGGTGTCGCCGCCTCCGGCAAGAGCACCCTGGGGCGCCTGCTTGCGCGCCGCCGGGGAGTTCCGTTCGCGGAGGGCGACGACCTTCACCCGGCCGAGAACATCGCCAGAATGTCGGCCGGAGAGGAACTCGACGACGAGGACCGCGCGCCCTGGCTCCGTGCTCTCACGGCCCGGATTCGCAGGATCGACCGGCGGGCCGGTCACTTCATGCCGGCCGCCCTCCTCGGCTCCCAGTACGACGCGCTGGAGCCGTTGCGGGTCGGCGAGCCGGGGCTGACGGTCGATGCCGTCTCCGGCCCCGAGGTGATCGTGGAGGTGGCCCAGGCCGCTCTCGTGGACTTCGAGGTTCGGGGGCGACGCTGA
- a CDS encoding cyclase family protein, with protein MGAAENRPDDGRPPRPRQSRAEFTALYRRLAQPTTSGSHSAVAARTPGLVRAAAGEVRLGRTVTMAAPIETRAAPDNPQPAGHRLTSPPEPEAGGGGLHFATDRFSMNVHGDADSHLDALCHVVYDGTLHGGVPASTVTAEGATALSVDLVRNGIVGRGVLLDIPRLRGVPWLEPGDHVTAEDLRAAEAAQRVRVGVGDILLVRVGHRRRRIETGPWDAARARAGLHPEAVEFLAERQVAVLGSDGNNDTAPSPTEGVDFPVHVLGIHALGLHFMDYLQFEDLVPLCEEAHRWSFLCVVAPLRLPAATGSPVNPIAIL; from the coding sequence ATGGGAGCAGCAGAGAACAGGCCGGACGACGGGCGCCCACCGCGCCCACGCCAGAGCCGTGCCGAGTTCACGGCGCTCTACCGGCGGCTCGCGCAGCCGACCACCAGCGGCTCCCACAGCGCTGTGGCCGCCCGCACACCGGGGCTGGTCCGGGCGGCGGCGGGCGAGGTCAGACTCGGCCGGACGGTGACGATGGCCGCACCGATCGAGACCCGGGCCGCCCCCGACAACCCGCAGCCCGCCGGCCACCGGCTCACCAGCCCGCCCGAGCCCGAAGCCGGGGGAGGCGGGCTGCACTTCGCCACCGACCGGTTCAGCATGAACGTGCACGGCGACGCGGACAGTCACCTCGACGCCCTGTGCCACGTCGTCTACGACGGCACCCTGCACGGGGGCGTCCCAGCGAGCACCGTGACCGCGGAGGGTGCCACCGCCCTGTCCGTCGACCTCGTGCGGAACGGCATCGTCGGCCGCGGCGTACTCCTCGACATCCCTCGGCTGCGAGGCGTGCCGTGGCTGGAGCCGGGCGACCACGTCACCGCCGAAGACCTCCGGGCCGCCGAGGCCGCCCAGCGCGTGCGGGTCGGCGTGGGGGACATCCTCCTCGTGCGCGTCGGCCACCGCCGCCGGCGCATCGAAACAGGGCCCTGGGACGCCGCCCGAGCCCGGGCCGGCCTGCACCCCGAGGCGGTGGAATTCCTCGCCGAGCGCCAAGTGGCCGTGCTGGGCAGCGACGGCAACAACGACACGGCCCCCAGCCCCACCGAGGGCGTGGACTTCCCCGTGCACGTCCTGGGCATCCACGCCCTCGGACTGCACTTCATGGACTACCTGCAGTTCGAGGACCTGGTGCCGCTCTGCGAGGAGGCACACCGCTGGTCGTTCCTCTGCGTCGTCGCGCCCCTGCGGCTCCCCGCGGCCACCGGTTCCCCCGTCAATCCCATCGCCATCCTCTGA
- a CDS encoding LysR family transcriptional regulator produces MQLDLNLLTALDALLEEGSVAGAAARLHVTAPAMSRSLGRIRHTTGDQILVRTGRTMTPTPYAIAVRGQVHELLHQVQGVLAPSRELDLATLERTFTLRWHDSLVALSGPALLAAVRGQAPGVRLRFVAESSTDTPGLRRGEVDLEANANRPSAPDIRAENVGETRLVIAVRQGHPLTRVTTVTAQQYAAAEHVTVSRRGNVSNALDDALARLGLSRRVVATAPTEAAALEFARSSDLLVSVPEATTRSAVTDLGMVVLPLPLELPSASVYLSWHQRYETDHAHAWLRGLARTTLTMSGASSPAPSGRSTRTSTRPL; encoded by the coding sequence ATGCAATTGGATCTGAATCTGCTCACCGCGCTCGACGCCCTGCTGGAGGAGGGCAGCGTGGCCGGTGCGGCCGCGCGCCTTCATGTCACCGCCCCCGCGATGAGCCGGAGCCTCGGCCGGATCCGGCACACGACCGGGGATCAGATCCTGGTGCGCACAGGCCGGACGATGACACCGACGCCGTATGCGATCGCCGTCCGGGGGCAGGTGCACGAGCTTCTGCACCAGGTCCAGGGCGTGCTGGCACCGAGCCGTGAACTCGATCTGGCGACGCTGGAGCGCACCTTCACACTCCGCTGGCACGATTCTCTGGTCGCCCTGAGCGGCCCCGCACTGCTCGCGGCAGTGCGCGGGCAGGCACCGGGCGTGCGATTGCGCTTCGTCGCGGAATCGAGCACCGACACCCCCGGCTTGCGGCGCGGCGAGGTCGACCTGGAGGCGAACGCCAACCGTCCGAGCGCACCTGACATCCGTGCCGAGAACGTGGGCGAGACCCGCCTGGTCATCGCCGTGAGGCAGGGGCATCCCCTCACCCGCGTCACAACCGTCACCGCGCAGCAGTACGCCGCCGCCGAACACGTCACCGTCTCTCGACGTGGAAACGTCAGCAATGCCCTCGATGACGCCCTCGCTCGGCTCGGCCTCAGCCGCCGCGTGGTCGCGACCGCCCCCACCGAAGCGGCCGCGCTGGAGTTCGCGCGCAGTTCCGATCTCCTGGTCAGCGTCCCCGAAGCCACCACGCGCTCCGCGGTCACCGACCTCGGCATGGTCGTGCTCCCCCTGCCACTCGAACTGCCCTCGGCATCCGTGTACCTGTCGTGGCATCAGCGCTACGAAACCGACCACGCCCACGCCTGGCTGCGCGGGCTGGCGCGCACCACGCTGACCATGTCCGGCGCCTCATCGCCCGCGCCGTCCGGCCGCTCCACCCGCACATCCACGCGGCCACTTTGA
- a CDS encoding cation:proton antiporter encodes MTGEDILLGIALTVALATGSQILANKLRVPALIILLPVGFTAGALTDVIHPGRLIGPDFPALVSLSVAVILYDAGLGLNLRNLTGRTRAIVLKLLVIGILITFFAVSAIGPALFDIPLRVAAMIAVILVVSGPTVVGPLLEYVRPTDRLRRILIWEGTLTDPIGGILGAIVFHAIATTGRIDIGRGYQIGQFLISMGVGVAGGAVGTALLWLALRKLRLGETLGTLAQLATVILVSAGCDIARDDTGLIAAIVTGLAVTNLPGLDMPARRPFLETLVQLIIGLLFISISSAVTPASVTPVLVPSLVLIAVLVLIVRPLVAFASARGSDLTAGERGFIGWMAPRGIVAASTASAFAATLVEKGLPGASEILPITFLVIVGTVLLYALTAAPVARRLEVVRPSRTRPLLVGGDPWVIGLGKALEAAGLDVLMWAGLDEERERITAAGIELAHGEMLATATNPRARLEGVTAVFLLTDDDDFNALASVVVKDNVQGPVYRVGPPQDSHGVVAPYTGGDILFGRPLVRHLLAARYRRGARFLLQPGTVPVPPGHDVLFVVRPDGRLDPVTETRAITPMPSDTAVLLGPA; translated from the coding sequence ATGACCGGTGAGGACATCCTCCTGGGTATCGCCCTGACCGTTGCTCTCGCCACCGGCTCGCAGATCCTGGCGAACAAGCTGCGTGTCCCCGCCCTGATCATCCTCCTGCCGGTCGGCTTCACCGCGGGCGCCCTGACCGACGTCATCCACCCCGGACGGCTCATCGGACCGGACTTCCCCGCGCTGGTCTCCCTGTCCGTCGCGGTGATCCTCTACGACGCCGGCCTCGGACTGAACCTGCGCAACCTGACCGGCCGCACCCGCGCGATCGTGCTCAAGCTGCTGGTCATCGGCATCCTGATCACCTTCTTCGCCGTCTCCGCCATCGGCCCGGCCCTGTTCGACATCCCCCTGCGGGTGGCCGCGATGATCGCCGTGATCCTGGTCGTGTCCGGCCCCACCGTCGTCGGCCCCCTGCTCGAATACGTGCGGCCGACCGACAGGCTGCGACGCATCCTCATCTGGGAGGGAACGCTCACCGACCCGATCGGCGGCATCCTCGGTGCCATCGTCTTCCACGCCATCGCGACGACCGGCCGGATCGACATCGGCCGGGGCTACCAGATCGGCCAGTTCCTGATCAGCATGGGCGTCGGTGTCGCGGGCGGCGCCGTCGGCACCGCCCTCCTCTGGCTGGCACTGCGCAAGCTGCGGCTCGGCGAGACCCTCGGCACCCTCGCCCAGCTGGCGACGGTGATCCTCGTCTCCGCGGGCTGTGACATCGCCCGCGACGACACCGGCCTCATCGCCGCCATCGTCACCGGACTCGCCGTCACCAACCTGCCCGGCCTGGACATGCCGGCCCGCCGGCCCTTCCTGGAGACACTCGTCCAGCTGATCATCGGCCTTCTGTTCATCTCCATCTCCTCCGCCGTCACCCCCGCCTCCGTGACGCCCGTGCTCGTCCCCTCCCTCGTTCTCATCGCCGTCCTCGTCCTGATCGTCCGGCCGCTCGTCGCGTTCGCCTCGGCCCGGGGCTCCGACCTGACGGCGGGCGAACGCGGCTTCATCGGGTGGATGGCGCCACGGGGCATCGTCGCCGCGTCGACCGCGTCCGCCTTCGCCGCCACCCTCGTGGAGAAGGGACTGCCCGGCGCCTCCGAGATCCTCCCGATCACCTTCCTCGTCATCGTGGGAACGGTCCTGCTCTACGCACTGACCGCCGCACCCGTGGCCCGCCGGCTCGAAGTCGTCCGGCCGAGCCGGACCCGGCCGCTGCTCGTCGGCGGCGACCCGTGGGTGATCGGCCTCGGCAAGGCGCTGGAGGCCGCGGGACTCGACGTACTGATGTGGGCCGGGCTCGACGAGGAACGCGAGCGGATCACCGCTGCCGGCATCGAACTCGCCCACGGGGAGATGCTCGCGACCGCTACCAACCCCCGGGCCCGCCTGGAGGGCGTCACCGCGGTGTTCCTGCTCACCGACGACGACGACTTCAACGCCCTCGCCTCCGTCGTCGTCAAGGACAACGTCCAGGGGCCCGTCTACCGGGTGGGACCGCCCCAGGACAGCCACGGCGTGGTCGCCCCCTACACCGGGGGCGACATCCTCTTCGGCCGGCCACTCGTCCGGCACCTCTTGGCGGCACGCTACCGACGGGGCGCCCGCTTCCTGCTGCAACCCGGCACCGTACCCGTCCCGCCGGGCCACGACGTCCTCTTCGTCGTCCGCCCCGACGGCCGCCTGGACCCGGTCACCGAGACGAGGGCGATCACCCCGATGCCGAGCGACACCGCCGTCCTGCTGGGCCCCGCGTGA
- a CDS encoding DUF2254 domain-containing protein: MSWAARFRLRQYAKASLWIVPLFGLALGVALAEAATAVDGASWLPKSWDYSASTASTVLSSVVGSMIALLGFVVTIGVLVIQQATGTLSPRYMRLWYRDRLQKAVLATFTGTFAFAYTLLRTIETDSVPNLGVTLAGVAVSVSLLLLLIYLNRFTHNLRPVAIADIVGRQGEQVLDHAAAHVRSTAAPGGTPPTDGPVTLVRAERGGVVQAFDAPGMLALATRHDCVLVLAASVGDFVPPGAAVVEVHGGTDMPDPHRVAGLLALGAERTIEQDPAFALRILVDIAIRALSPAVNDPTTAVQVLNHIETFLHTVGRIGLRDHYVLADDHGRPRLVLPGRSWEEYLELALTEIRDYGTTSVQVCRRLRALLQGLLAALPDSYGPALRAELVLLDDAVERGFGDAPRRTLARTADPQGIGGRRPGRAAPEAPASDEPGP, translated from the coding sequence ATGTCCTGGGCCGCCCGGTTCCGGCTGCGGCAGTACGCCAAGGCCAGCCTGTGGATCGTCCCGCTGTTCGGGCTCGCCCTCGGCGTCGCCCTCGCCGAGGCGGCGACGGCCGTGGACGGGGCGTCGTGGCTGCCGAAGAGCTGGGACTACTCCGCGTCGACCGCGAGCACCGTCCTCAGCTCGGTGGTCGGTTCGATGATCGCGCTGCTCGGATTCGTCGTCACCATCGGCGTCCTGGTCATCCAGCAGGCCACCGGCACGCTCTCCCCGCGCTACATGCGGCTCTGGTACCGCGACCGGCTGCAGAAGGCCGTACTGGCCACCTTCACCGGCACCTTCGCGTTCGCGTACACGCTGCTGCGGACCATCGAGACCGACTCGGTGCCCAACCTCGGCGTGACCCTGGCCGGTGTCGCCGTCTCCGTGAGCCTCCTGCTCCTGCTGATCTACCTCAACCGCTTCACCCACAACCTGCGCCCCGTCGCCATCGCCGACATCGTCGGACGCCAGGGCGAACAGGTCCTCGACCACGCGGCGGCACACGTCCGGAGCACCGCGGCACCCGGCGGGACGCCACCGACGGACGGCCCGGTGACCCTGGTACGGGCGGAACGCGGCGGTGTCGTCCAGGCGTTCGACGCACCCGGCATGCTCGCGCTCGCGACGCGGCACGACTGCGTCCTCGTCCTCGCCGCCTCCGTCGGGGACTTCGTGCCGCCCGGCGCCGCCGTCGTCGAGGTCCACGGCGGTACCGACATGCCCGACCCGCACCGGGTGGCCGGCCTGCTCGCCCTCGGCGCGGAGCGGACCATCGAACAGGACCCGGCCTTCGCCCTGCGCATCCTCGTCGACATCGCCATCCGCGCCCTCTCCCCCGCCGTCAACGACCCCACCACCGCCGTCCAGGTCCTGAACCACATCGAGACGTTCCTGCACACCGTCGGTCGCATCGGACTCCGCGACCACTACGTCCTCGCCGACGACCACGGGCGACCCCGCCTCGTGCTCCCCGGCCGCTCCTGGGAGGAGTACCTGGAACTCGCCCTCACCGAGATCCGCGACTACGGCACGACCTCCGTCCAGGTCTGCCGACGCCTGCGGGCCCTCCTCCAGGGCCTCCTCGCGGCACTGCCGGACTCCTACGGGCCCGCACTGCGCGCCGAACTCGTCCTCCTCGACGACGCAGTCGAACGGGGCTTCGGCGATGCCCCCCGCCGCACCCTTGCCCGCACGGCCGACCCCCAGGGCATCGGGGGACGACGTCCCGGGCGAGCAGCCCCCGAGGCCCCGGCGTCCGACGAGCCCGGTCCATAG
- a CDS encoding cytochrome ubiquinol oxidase subunit I — protein sequence MMAFTLATHIMLVPFGVALPFITLVMHHRGLRKGDPTAMLLARRWSAVMAVQFAVGVVTGTVLSFEFGLLWPGMMGRWGDVFGLGFGVEAWAFFLEAVLIAIYLYGWRRLKPWTHFWLAVPLPLAALLGAFGIIAANSWMNTPQGFTLDADGNPVNVDVRQAVFTPMFGPEYWHFTVAMFLTAGYVVAGVYAVGWLRGRRDRYHRLGFTVPFTVAAILTPVQFFLGDNIARQVFHKQPIKFAAAELVWDTDTHVPEYLFGRLQEDGSVKGGLKIPQLDSILAGFKPDTQVTGLNAVAADDRPTATQATIVHWAFDIMATIGSVLILLALWYAWCWWRRRDLPKSRWFFRCAALAGVASVLCVECGWITTEVGRQPWIVYQNMRVSEAVTPTRAASLWTMFAVVVVVYVLVFGAFLTVLLKMGTRWRLAQAGPAAAAESPESDTPYGPRPELAAAGAHPPPADPGPGHTPGGTG from the coding sequence ATGATGGCGTTCACCCTGGCCACCCACATCATGCTGGTGCCGTTCGGGGTGGCGCTGCCGTTCATCACGCTGGTGATGCACCACCGGGGGCTGCGCAAGGGCGACCCGACCGCCATGTTGCTGGCCCGGCGCTGGTCCGCCGTGATGGCCGTGCAGTTCGCCGTCGGTGTCGTCACCGGCACCGTGCTGTCCTTCGAGTTCGGCCTGCTGTGGCCCGGCATGATGGGCCGGTGGGGCGACGTCTTCGGCCTGGGTTTCGGCGTCGAGGCGTGGGCCTTCTTCCTGGAGGCCGTCCTCATCGCGATCTACCTCTACGGCTGGCGCCGGCTGAAACCGTGGACGCACTTCTGGCTCGCGGTGCCGCTGCCGCTCGCCGCCCTGCTGGGCGCGTTCGGCATCATCGCCGCGAACTCGTGGATGAACACCCCGCAGGGCTTCACTCTCGACGCCGACGGCAACCCGGTGAACGTCGACGTCCGGCAGGCGGTCTTCACCCCGATGTTCGGGCCGGAGTACTGGCACTTCACCGTCGCGATGTTCCTCACCGCCGGGTACGTCGTCGCCGGGGTCTACGCGGTCGGCTGGCTGCGCGGGCGCCGCGACCGCTACCACCGCCTCGGCTTCACCGTCCCGTTCACCGTCGCGGCGATCCTCACACCCGTCCAGTTCTTCCTCGGCGACAACATCGCCCGGCAGGTCTTCCACAAGCAGCCGATCAAGTTCGCCGCCGCCGAACTCGTCTGGGACACCGACACCCACGTCCCCGAGTACCTGTTCGGCCGCCTGCAGGAGGACGGCAGCGTGAAGGGCGGCCTGAAGATCCCCCAACTCGACTCCATCCTCGCCGGGTTCAAACCGGACACGCAGGTCACCGGCCTCAACGCGGTGGCCGCCGACGACCGCCCCACCGCGACCCAGGCCACCATCGTGCACTGGGCCTTCGACATCATGGCGACCATCGGCAGCGTCCTCATTCTGCTCGCCCTCTGGTACGCCTGGTGCTGGTGGCGCCGCCGCGACCTGCCGAAGTCCCGCTGGTTCTTCCGCTGCGCCGCCCTCGCCGGCGTCGCCAGCGTGCTCTGCGTCGAGTGCGGCTGGATCACCACCGAGGTGGGACGCCAGCCGTGGATCGTCTACCAGAACATGCGGGTCTCGGAGGCGGTGACACCGACCCGCGCGGCCTCCCTGTGGACGATGTTCGCCGTCGTCGTGGTGGTCTACGTCCTCGTCTTCGGGGCGTTCCTCACCGTGCTGCTCAAGATGGGTACCCGCTGGCGCCTGGCCCAGGCCGGCCCCGCCGCCGCCGCGGAGAGTCCGGAGAGCGACACCCCCTACGGACCGCGCCCCGAACTCGCCGCTGCCGGGGCGCACCCGCCGCCTGCCGACCCCGGCCCCGGGCACACTCCTGGAGGCACCGGGTGA